ATTGAATAGAGTGCGACAGGAAACTGCATGTGACTTCTGTTTACAAGGCAGGCATGAAAAGTATAGAAGAGAATAGCCCAGTTTCCACCTGCTTCCACTGATTTCTTTCTACTGCAAGAACTTCAACACACAGGTCAATGACATAATAGCAAAGACGtaattcagctgaaaaatgGAAAGTAGTTTCAAAGTCACTCTGTAGATGGAGCATGGAAAAAGTATACTAAATTCTCCATACTGTTTAAAGAAATGAcaagtgagatttttttgtaGCCATCTAAATAGTGTGAAGACAATTGGTAGTTTAGAAAATTTATTGAGTAATTATCAAAGTTTCCAAAAGGTAACAAACTATAAAttctttacaattttttttccttttacctgtTCTTTGGTGCGGCCTACCCAGTACAACcatctttttttccagcctggacCCACCATATCTTCAATAACAGATTCAGCTGAAAAAGGAGGTATGATAgtatcaaacaaaaaatatgcaACCAGCCAAATTTATACTTTCAAAATTAGGTACATGAACAAGAATGAACATTTTGTGTTGAAGAACATAAAATACACCACATTGAGTTCCATCAGGTGTTTTTCACTTCAAACAATGATTGATGTGTTTcactaaagttttaaaatgacTTCCAACCAACAGATACTTCAAGTACATAAAACCCATATCTCTCTACTGAGACCCCCCACCCCCTTCTGGTTTCCAAAGCATGCATTTAAAGACCCCTCAAATCTTACTTTGGCTGCAACTTGCACCAAAACTGATAATGCTAGAAACCATAAACAGAGCAACCGTTTTCCATGGATTTATCCTGTTCTCCCACACGTGCATTTAGACCATTTTTTGACTCTACAGATCTCTACTGCTTCTCATTCAGCTGCCTCATTTGAAGAGCAAGAGCGTGAGAGGCTGTACTTTACTAAATATTTCTATCAGTATCAGTACCATTGCAAGCAGTCATCACTGTGTCAGTTGGGCTGATACAAAGGCTGCACTTCAGTGAACTAGATCAAGACTGGCTCAGATTAATAAGGGAAGAAGAGTGGAATACATGACACCACTCACTGTCTTTGAGCCGACTCTGGAGCGTCTCTTCCATGAAATGAATGGCTGCATCCCACTGCTGTTTATCAGATATTGACCGATCTTCTAAAGCATTGTGCTGGATCACCCGCTGCAACACAGAACGTCACTTCAGTACACAGTAAATCATTTATTCAGGGTTTAGTTAATAACCCATTCCTAGtattcttttcaattttttaatgtctgctGAGATTATATTGGACATACATAAGATATTCAAGAGGCACCTTTCAAAGCACTGCCAAAATTATTTCCGTGTGCCTCTAATTCTTTTCTACAGCCTGcataaagaatggaaaaaaaaaaggcaaaagataCTAAATCCCTCTGGATTACAGAATCTATAAAGATGGAAATGGAATTATGTTATTTTATGTGGCTACACTGAACAGAATAAATAAGCTGATGCTAAGCAATTCTCGCCAGGCTGCCCTTGCACAGCCAGTGGGTTATGGAGGATGATCATGAATCAagcaaaacagttttattaGATACTATTTAGGGCAATAActaatagaagaaaataatgaaattaattgaGAAACACTGAATTAAAACACTACCTAGAAAAGGTGAGACAGACACAACAACAGTCATTTTGTGATTATAGAATGACTGTAAAAGACTGCAAAAGAATGCAAAAATACTGATTATTCGACTGGAATAAAAACACttcaatgcaaaaaaacccactacaTTATACCAGGCTATCCTCTGCTCTCTCATTCCATTTATGTCGCTTAAAAGTTTCTTCTTTGACAGCTTGCTTCAGTTTATCAAAGATATCATcatgctcttttccttttttctctgtcatgaAACGAGAAAATTCTTCTTGCAAAGTCTCCCATGCCACCTGGAAAGTTACGAAACAATTCCTCCTGAAATGGACCATTATACCATGCACCAGCTGATAAAGGCACATTTATTACAATTCTTCCAAGTATGAAAATCTGAagactttaagaaaaaaacatgcaagCATAAATCACTGacttttcctttgctgcctTATCCAGTACTAATAAAAGCAACAATAAACTTTGCTTCACTGTATTGTAGTAAGCAGAATCCCGTTAAATTTGCATAAAACTATTAAATGTGAAAATACCTACTTGAGGGGTTTGTTAATCTTGcaaaattaggtttttttttctttcataggCAAAATTCACCAAAAGAGCAAAATACAATGTTTTTGCTCCACATGGTTCCAGGACATCAAGATTGTGCCAGCCTTTTCTGCCATATAAGCTAGTTAAAAGAACTGCAGTCAGCTATTCAAACATCACCTTCCTTCTCTGGAGttatgctttcattttaaattgtaatttttttttttaaatctaaataaCTAAGTTCTCACCTCTACTGCTTTATTAGGGAGTTGCTTATCAGTCCACTGCTTCAGTTTGATGTCCACAGTGGTGTTAAATGTCCCTGAGTTTGcagtctgtgctgctggcaggtaTATGTTCTCAATCACATGAGTAGATACCCTTTCCCATAAAGTTTTCTCAAGCACCTCCTCCCTAAAATGAGAGTTGTAACACATGTGATGGTTTCCAGTACTCAAGTGATGAATAGGTGCACATTCAATTTGTTAGGAACACAGAGAACAAGGCTACAGATCACAGGAATACAACACATTGTCCAAGAAAAACAGTTTCTTGcttatatttgaaaatgttgtTTACTATAACTCTATTTTAAAGGCAAACTTCTcctaataaatttaaaaacagaaaaaattaccaTACCAGTGCTTTGGTGTTACTTGAGTCAAACTTATGACTTCATCAAGAATCTCATTCTTTGCTTTCTCAAACAGTTCATTCTgtgcaaaaggaaataataagaGTAAGTATAGTTTGATCATGTTTCcataaaaaagattaaaaaatccaaaaccttTTCCTTAAGGCCTTTAAGCCCCAAATGATACCTCCTGGTCATGCTCTGAACAATGTGTGTGCATATCATCAGCTAACCCTGGTTTACCATACATCCTCCCCCCTAACCTCTTGCATGCCTTTGTCCAGGCATGGCATTTCAATATTCAGGATCTCTATAAAAGAATTAGAAAGTGAGATCCCGGTTTTTTTGTTACTCTGTTTGAAAGACCAGGGAATGTAACTTCTCTTTGCCAGTTCTATCATGATCACAAAGAAACACTGATCTAGCCCAGGGGGCAAGTTAGGTCAGGTAGCTGTACGCTAGAAGAGTGAAGTACTGAAGTGCTGAAGTACCACAATTTTGAAGAACAGCATTTCCTTCCCCTACAGTCATTTACACCATCCTAACATTTTGAAATGTCAGTACTTTAGGTTAACCTTAAGAAACCtttacaaatgaaattaaaagccATAAATTTTAATTCATAATCTTCAACCCTTTGTAGCACACCAACGAAAGCAGTAGTGTGATTTACCCTGTCAAGCTCTCGCAACCGGGGGTAATTGTTCTTCCATTCCGTCTCAAGATTGAAACGTGTGGCTGCAAAAATCAGAAACAGGGCCTTATTTTTTTGAGTTGTCCACATGCACCTCGTGACTGCCTTAGAAGTTCAGCAGGTCTTAAAATTGCCACGAATCTTGTTTATGAAAAATTCTCCAAGAACTTTAAGTGTGTCTGCAAatgagcagaatttttttctgtctatgCCAAGATACTCCGTCTACAAATTGCAGAATTAACGCATTAAAAAAGCATGTCATTCCGTTTCCAGCTCTGCACAtgtcagccctgctctggctgaCCAGACAGTACCTTTATCCAGGAAGCTATTTCAAACATCTTAATCCAGTGGAAGAACTGTGTTTTgcctacaaaaaaacccccaacttgATTTTTGTTCTTCATACTTATTTGCTCCTTTGGTTTTAGAGCAAACAGtactttgcaaaataaattgctattttagttttttttctaaaaattacCTGGGGCAATTATCAATTAATGGAAAATGCTGATCATATAACATGTATGAAACAATTGCCCAAGCGTGCTGGCAGAACAGTATAATATGCACATAAAAGAAATGACTGTTTAACAGGAAGTTGCTATTTCCCTCGCTTTTTGAGTATATGCTTACCTTTAAAAGCATCTGCTTGCTGCTCCACAGACTCTCTCACCATTTTCCAAAAGCAGTCTGACACAGCAAGACTTAAGTTCTTGGTTGTTACCTGATGTGCTTTCAGCATACTTGTCCTGTAAAGAAAGACAGCTAGAGGAAGTTCTTGGCACACCCATGCTTCTAGGCCCCCATTTTCTCCTCTCTAGAATAAAGCTTtgcttctcagagcagaaaataacaTGTAACTGTGCACCTAACCCAAATTCCAGTCTCCTCCTCTGATCTACTCAGCATCGATCATCAAGCAAGGGGAAAAGGGccccacaacaaaacacagtaacaaaaaaccccaccctaaataaatttttattctaGAGGTTGCAGTGCAGGTACTACAATCCCAAAGATCATGTACTGTACTCTCCTAAGGAATACCAGCCTGTGAAATCGAAACTCCACTCAGTGAGCTTCCTCAAGAACAACAAACTAACCTTTTGAATACAACACGGTCACACCAAGACAACTGATGTTTAGAAGCACTAAAACTCACTTCTGGGCTGGATTCGCTCCTCTCAGCTCTAAGTGCTTAGACACAGGCTGAAACTTAGTTCTCATAGAGCCAATGGAGATGGAGAGACATACAAACCTTGGGAGAGTGGCCCAGAACTGCAGTGGACTCAACTGCTGGCTGAAGATGCCTGTCTGTCTCCACTGACTTACAGCAAGCATTAGGAAACCAGGATAAATTGGTCACCTCAACATGATACTTAATTTAAGCATACTAAATCTCAATTAGTGTCTCAATTGCAATCCTTTTACATTCAGCAAGAAAAACTGATGCTAGCATTAACCAACACGGGCTCATTTTTAATAGAAGGAATAAAATAGCAACATACTTTAACAGctttgaattttgaaaaaattcCTCTTCATATTCTTTAATGGATTCAATGctttcactgctgtttcctgcagaaaggaaagagTGCTGCAACAGTTCCATTTAGACAGCTTTCTGGGCTACCAAGGACAAAATAAGCAGAACTAGAGCTCTCTTTACCTTTTCCAGTAACAACTGCAAAATAACCCAAAGCTTTCATTGGGAAGAGTTTCCCTTCAATAATTTGCTGGATCTATGAAaataaaggattaaaaataagtaattaaCTTTGCACAGAGACATTCCTTCCTTCAGCACAGTTTTAAGGCCAGATCTAGTCATATCTATGCATAGACTACAGCAGGAAATAGTTTGTCGTGGGACTATGAGTTCTACTGagattgaaaacaaaacaaatgaaaaaaataaaggcataaATCTGATAAGGCATAACACAGCAGaacaaaatcacagcaaaagTATCTATCCCAGAACATCCTTAAGCCTTTTTGGGAAATGGAACTTGCTCAGGTCACGTGCATGAAAAGAATCAGTATTACAGAAGCTGAGACTGAAGTCACAAAGCTGATCAAAAGCAAGGCCTGAGATTaaaacaacaaccaccaaaaaaaccccatcataCTTAATACAGAAATAAGCACTGAAAACCATCTAGAACAGGCAGGTGAGGTCCAATATCTGACAGCACCTCAAATATTTTACCATGTGTGACTTCAGCCAGCACAACGTGAAAAAGTGTTTCAACTCACCCTGTTTGGACTAGCCACATTTTTCTCTGCAAGATCAACCTTAGTCAACACAAATATTGTCCTTTTTCCTTGGGGATCCATTTGGCTGACTAAGTCTGTGACAATACTGCGTTCTGCATCCACTGACCcatctaaaataaatacaaagttTATTTTAGCGGCTATGTAATCTAACACACAGTAGCCATCAAGTAAGTTTCCTGTTACAAATTTAACCCAGTAGATAAACATAgtggaaaaatttctttgttcCCAGAATCAAAACAAACCAGTTTGTTGTAGTTCTGTAAGCTTTGAGGAAGTACCAGCTCACTCAAAATATTCAACATTATATTATACTCAATATAATTGCATGCTACCTCCAAAAACACTTTTGTGGAAAACTTCAATTTTATTATTACCAccatttttctttaatgctaAGAAAAAATCTACGCAAAAAGTTGCTTTTTGCCATAGATTTTGCAGATTGCCATAACAGACAAATAAACAGACATCCCACATCATGCTGTTTTGCACACTACACAAATtatcacaaaaggaaaaataccatCAGAACAGACTCCTGAGTAACATAAGAACCatgattaaaaatataaattgatAATTGTTTAGACTCTTAGTACCTTGAATACAGAGGATGATGGCATTAGGATTCTGCATGTAGGCCCTGCTGATGCTAAAGATTGTTTCCTTTGTATCTGGAGCCATACCTGAAGTCACAGTCTTTAATATGCATATGGAGAtaaatttttgaagaaaaacaaagaaaaaaaagatgttaaaaaaatccccaactgCTAATGTTCTCACAAGTAACACTACCTGATTTCCatgtgttcattttttaaattactgcatACTTACACTAATGACTCCAGGTAAATCAACCAATACCATTCTCTGCAAACCAGGACCTTTCACATTTAAGGAAATGgtctgtgaaataaaatcagaattagAGGTTTATACACCACCTACTTTGAGTGTAGTTACACAGACAAACACACATACATAAAACTATATGAACACACACACCTATGTTTTAATCAGTAACAAGCTGtcattttaaacagaaactGCAACTTTTAATGCAAGTAATTGTTgtataaaactgattttaactgtttttaaGTCCAAACACACTTTGTATACTGCAAAATACAAAGTATATGCACACTGGATTCACCAGTCTCCCAGCTGAAGAATACTTACAAAACATATCCACGTACAGATATTTGCCATTAAATATTTGACAAGGCTTACCTCAGTGCTAACAGTGCACCCTTCTTTCACACTATTTCTCATtctgatttctatttcatttcTCAAAGCTGCAAGCTGttacaagaaaagcaaaatatcaaACACAAAACTTTGTAACtgtgaaagatgaaaaattaccCACACTGAAAGATACTTTTATTCAGGGATGAAGATCTCAGTTTATAAGCATTATTTCAAATGCAAGTTTAGTAAGTTTGGTAAAATGGGGAGGGCACTAAACAACAGAGTGACTTCATGCTTCAAAAAGTGTCTTGGCACAGGGAGCACTCTACATTTTATCCGTTTCAGTACCAGCTGAAGAGATAATTTAATAACTAATACAATGCCTTGCCCCACTAAACATCTTTCACTCTAATTAAACAGGGGCTTAAGAGATCACAGAGAcacaaaattatttagagaatTAATAGAAGTCTCATTAACTTCTAGTCACTTTATTATACTTACATCCTCCTCTTTGGTCAGATCAAACTCCCGAGAGCTGTCTTTAAATAAAGCCACGTGGTGGGGACCTTCACTAAGGGTTACCTAAATGTTAAAAGCTTTAATGAGAAAGTATAGCAAATCCAACACAAAGAAACATGAAACTTACATAGCATATGTACACTTCCCCCAGTAGAAACACAATTTTATGTAATGCTTATTCAGCACAACATTACTAAATGGTATTGCTACTACTCAGACAGTACACATGGATCACACACAGACCTGCAGAGCTTTCGTCATTGGCTGAAACAACTCCTTTGCTTAGAGGCCATTTTATAAACCTGTATACACATATGCTTCAATCAAGGTCATAATCAGAAGGAGAACAATAGAGATAATGCTGATTCAGAGCTGATGATGTTTCTTACCTTGACAGGGGAACGTGTCATCATCTCCCCAGATCCTCGAGGGAATATGCGAGCCTGGGCGATCATTTCTAACACGCTGGTTTTTCCTGCACTTTGGTCTCCAACCACCACCACCTTAAGTGAATGTTTAAACAGCCATTGGCTTTTGGAAGGACATTTTGGAAGTTCAGACAAAAGCTGACTAGGAACACATGACTCTGTATCAACACCAGCTGTATTCTGCTTGATAATAAATGCAATGGTTTAAAGATGGAATCTTTGAAGAAATATTAGCTTGTAGTCAAGCAAAAAATTGATCTGTGCTTAAGACAGCACAGTCCACAAAGCACCCTGGCAGGGCACCTAATGAAGAGAGGAAGGGCTTGTTGCTCTCATGGCACGCAGCTCTTCTCTTCTTGCACAAAATCCTTTCAGCAGGCAAAACATCTCATCTGGTAGATCTACTACTCATCTGGTAGATGCTGCATTTGCCTGGAAAGAGCTGAATCCTAAGCTTCTCCATCTTAGCAGCTTCCTACATGCTACAGGTGGTGGTGAAAGCAGGAAGCATTCCTGGCTCACTCCTACAGCAGCAGTCAGGCTAATCTCTTCCCAAGCACCCCCacaacagcagcactgctgtggggAGATGGACAGGGCCCCTTTACTCACTCACCCCCAAGTCACACACACTGGGAAACAACAACCACTTTACAAAGCTGAGGAGAATGCGGTGCACGGACCAAAaccatttaaaatgaaaagctgaGCACAGCAGTAGTAACTGAATCTAGACGGGGTTTATCTAAGAGCCAAAACAGGCTTAGCTGGGTTAAACTggttattttcaaaattattgctttaaaaataaaatacatgtcTTAAGCAAAAAGGTGGGGTTACAAGAAAATAGCCTGGCAATAACTCTGGATTGTTCTGGAATATAATTAAATGCTCTCTTTAATTGTAAAACTGGTGTTCAGTAAAAATCATTTAATTTGTTATCTACTTACTCGAGGTAGGTGATCTTGAGTGTTGTAACTGGCATCATAATCAGACAGGATGTCAAGTACTTCAGAATACATATCAATCAAGGacttctaaaataaaagtatataGAGAAAACACAGCTAAACCAGAGAACAAAGGTTTCAGACTACTTCTTCTGTAAACTTGTGTaaaaaagtttttcctttctcacgATGGTTTGAAACCACAGCTGTCTATACAGCAGATCTTTGTTCTATGAAATACAATACCAAGTAAAGTCACTCCCTGACTCCTGTGGATGAAGGAGGAAAGTGAGAGCTCCTATGTACAGCATAAGAGAACCGAGTGCAAACTTCACAGCTTTCAAGTTACGCTAAATTGAGTTTCTTCCATTAAGCATCTAGATTTACTTAGTTTGATTAACAATAAACATTTACAAGGATCTAGAGTTATGAATCTTATTTTGCACAAGTAAGATTCATCTTTCAGTTACCAGAGAAAAGAGCAAGATCCACATTGGTTAACAAATgacacagagaaacagaaaacatcaatTTTTAGAATACTCAGGA
The sequence above is drawn from the Hirundo rustica isolate bHirRus1 chromosome 10, bHirRus1.pri.v3, whole genome shotgun sequence genome and encodes:
- the OPA1 gene encoding dynamin-like 120 kDa protein, mitochondrial isoform X4; this encodes MWRTRAAAACVICRSLAHSSYGIKRKSPLQNLHLVSRSIHHPCYPSSKFQRPPLRISVQQFSSLNRLPLHKTKLLNVKHGYQSHRNFWLARLASRLLKVRYLILGSAVGGGYTAKKTYEQWKDMMPDLEDYKWIVPDFIWELDELVDFEKLVKALPDADDLAKLLPDFDKIGESLASLKGFLSPGSPGETAFRATDQGYDSDKQFKKVSDKEKIDQLQEELLRTQLKYQRMLERLEKENKELRKLVLQRDDKGIHQRKLKKSLIDMYSEVLDILSDYDASYNTQDHLPRVVVVGDQSAGKTSVLEMIAQARIFPRGSGEMMTRSPVKVTLSEGPHHVALFKDSSREFDLTKEEDLAALRNEIEIRMRNSVKEGCTVSTETISLNVKGPGLQRMVLVDLPGVISTVTSGMAPDTKETIFSISRAYMQNPNAIILCIQDGSVDAERSIVTDLVSQMDPQGKRTIFVLTKVDLAEKNVASPNRIQQIIEGKLFPMKALGYFAVVTGKGNSSESIESIKEYEEEFFQNSKLLKTSMLKAHQVTTKNLSLAVSDCFWKMVRESVEQQADAFKATRFNLETEWKNNYPRLRELDRNELFEKAKNEILDEVISLTQVTPKHWEEVLEKTLWERVSTHVIENIYLPAAQTANSGTFNTTVDIKLKQWTDKQLPNKAVEVAWETLQEEFSRFMTEKKGKEHDDIFDKLKQAVKEETFKRHKWNERAEDSLRVIQHNALEDRSISDKQQWDAAIHFMEETLQSRLKDTESVIEDMVGPGWKKRWLYWVGRTKEQNIRNETKNELEKLIKCNEDHPAYLANDEVTTVRKNLEARGVAVDPCLIKDTWHQIYRRYFLKSALNHCNLCRRGFYYYQRHFVDSELECNDIVLFWRIQRMLAITANTLRQQLTNTEVRRLEKNVKEVLEDFAEDNEKKVMLLTGKRVQLAEDLKKVREIQEKLEAFIEALHQEK
- the OPA1 gene encoding dynamin-like 120 kDa protein, mitochondrial isoform X1, whose protein sequence is MWRTRAAAACVICRSLAHSSYGIKRKSPLQNLHLVSRSIHHPCYPSSKFQRPPLRISVQQFSSLNRLPLHKTKLLNVKHGYQSHRNFWLARLASRLLKVRYLILGSAVGGGYTAKKTYEQWKDMMPDLEDYKWIVPDFIWELDELVDFEKLVKALPDADDLAKLLPDFDKIGESLASLKGFLSPGYNLVSEVIGASDLLLLLGSPGETAFRATDQGYDSDKQFKKGLLGELILLQQQIQQHEEEARRASGFSSQQKRKVSDKEKIDQLQEELLRTQLKYQRMLERLEKENKELRKLVLQRDDKGIHQRKLKKSLIDMYSEVLDILSDYDASYNTQDHLPRVVVVGDQSAGKTSVLEMIAQARIFPRGSGEMMTRSPVKVTLSEGPHHVALFKDSSREFDLTKEEDLAALRNEIEIRMRNSVKEGCTVSTETISLNVKGPGLQRMVLVDLPGVISTVTSGMAPDTKETIFSISRAYMQNPNAIILCIQDGSVDAERSIVTDLVSQMDPQGKRTIFVLTKVDLAEKNVASPNRIQQIIEGKLFPMKALGYFAVVTGKGNSSESIESIKEYEEEFFQNSKLLKTSMLKAHQVTTKNLSLAVSDCFWKMVRESVEQQADAFKATRFNLETEWKNNYPRLRELDRNELFEKAKNEILDEVISLTQVTPKHWEEVLEKTLWERVSTHVIENIYLPAAQTANSGTFNTTVDIKLKQWTDKQLPNKAVEVAWETLQEEFSRFMTEKKGKEHDDIFDKLKQAVKEETFKRHKWNERAEDSLRVIQHNALEDRSISDKQQWDAAIHFMEETLQSRLKDTESVIEDMVGPGWKKRWLYWVGRTKEQNIRNETKNELEKLIKCNEDHPAYLANDEVTTVRKNLEARGVAVDPCLIKDTWHQIYRRYFLKSALNHCNLCRRGFYYYQRHFVDSELECNDIVLFWRIQRMLAITANTLRQQLTNTEVRRLEKNVKEVLEDFAEDNEKKVMLLTGKRVQLAEDLKKVREIQEKLEAFIEALHQEK
- the OPA1 gene encoding dynamin-like 120 kDa protein, mitochondrial isoform X3; amino-acid sequence: MWRTRAAAACVICRSLAHSSYGIKRKSPLQNLHLVSRSIHHPCYPSSKFQRPPLRISVQQFSSLNRLPLHKTKLLNVKHGYQSHRNFWLARLASRLLKVRYLILGSAVGGGYTAKKTYEQWKDMMPDLEDYKWIVPDFIWELDELVDFEKLVKALPDADDLAKLLPDFDKIGESLASLKGFLSPGYNLVSEVIGASDLLLLLGSPGETAFRATDQGYDSDKQFKKVSDKEKIDQLQEELLRTQLKYQRMLERLEKENKELRKLVLQRDDKGIHQRKLKKSLIDMYSEVLDILSDYDASYNTQDHLPRVVVVGDQSAGKTSVLEMIAQARIFPRGSGEMMTRSPVKVTLSEGPHHVALFKDSSREFDLTKEEDLAALRNEIEIRMRNSVKEGCTVSTETISLNVKGPGLQRMVLVDLPGVISTVTSGMAPDTKETIFSISRAYMQNPNAIILCIQDGSVDAERSIVTDLVSQMDPQGKRTIFVLTKVDLAEKNVASPNRIQQIIEGKLFPMKALGYFAVVTGKGNSSESIESIKEYEEEFFQNSKLLKTSMLKAHQVTTKNLSLAVSDCFWKMVRESVEQQADAFKATRFNLETEWKNNYPRLRELDRNELFEKAKNEILDEVISLTQVTPKHWEEVLEKTLWERVSTHVIENIYLPAAQTANSGTFNTTVDIKLKQWTDKQLPNKAVEVAWETLQEEFSRFMTEKKGKEHDDIFDKLKQAVKEETFKRHKWNERAEDSLRVIQHNALEDRSISDKQQWDAAIHFMEETLQSRLKDTESVIEDMVGPGWKKRWLYWVGRTKEQNIRNETKNELEKLIKCNEDHPAYLANDEVTTVRKNLEARGVAVDPCLIKDTWHQIYRRYFLKSALNHCNLCRRGFYYYQRHFVDSELECNDIVLFWRIQRMLAITANTLRQQLTNTEVRRLEKNVKEVLEDFAEDNEKKVMLLTGKRVQLAEDLKKVREIQEKLEAFIEALHQEK
- the OPA1 gene encoding dynamin-like 120 kDa protein, mitochondrial isoform X2, whose translation is MWRTRAAAACVICRSLAHSSYGIKRKSPLQNLHLVSRSIHHPCYPSSKFQRPPLRISVQQFSSLNRLPLHKTKLLNVKHGYQSHRNFWLARLASRLLKVRYLILGSAVGGGYTAKKTYEQWKDMMPDLEDYKWIVPDFIWELDELVDFEKLVKALPDADDLAKLLPDFDKIGESLASLKGFLSPGSPGETAFRATDQGYDSDKQFKKGLLGELILLQQQIQQHEEEARRASGFSSQQKRKVSDKEKIDQLQEELLRTQLKYQRMLERLEKENKELRKLVLQRDDKGIHQRKLKKSLIDMYSEVLDILSDYDASYNTQDHLPRVVVVGDQSAGKTSVLEMIAQARIFPRGSGEMMTRSPVKVTLSEGPHHVALFKDSSREFDLTKEEDLAALRNEIEIRMRNSVKEGCTVSTETISLNVKGPGLQRMVLVDLPGVISTVTSGMAPDTKETIFSISRAYMQNPNAIILCIQDGSVDAERSIVTDLVSQMDPQGKRTIFVLTKVDLAEKNVASPNRIQQIIEGKLFPMKALGYFAVVTGKGNSSESIESIKEYEEEFFQNSKLLKTSMLKAHQVTTKNLSLAVSDCFWKMVRESVEQQADAFKATRFNLETEWKNNYPRLRELDRNELFEKAKNEILDEVISLTQVTPKHWEEVLEKTLWERVSTHVIENIYLPAAQTANSGTFNTTVDIKLKQWTDKQLPNKAVEVAWETLQEEFSRFMTEKKGKEHDDIFDKLKQAVKEETFKRHKWNERAEDSLRVIQHNALEDRSISDKQQWDAAIHFMEETLQSRLKDTESVIEDMVGPGWKKRWLYWVGRTKEQNIRNETKNELEKLIKCNEDHPAYLANDEVTTVRKNLEARGVAVDPCLIKDTWHQIYRRYFLKSALNHCNLCRRGFYYYQRHFVDSELECNDIVLFWRIQRMLAITANTLRQQLTNTEVRRLEKNVKEVLEDFAEDNEKKVMLLTGKRVQLAEDLKKVREIQEKLEAFIEALHQEK